A genomic region of Pongo pygmaeus isolate AG05252 chromosome 7, NHGRI_mPonPyg2-v2.0_pri, whole genome shotgun sequence contains the following coding sequences:
- the FABP5 gene encoding fatty acid-binding protein 5, with amino-acid sequence MATVQQLEGRWRLVDSKGFDEYMKELGVGIALRKMGAMAKPDCIITCDGKNLTIKTESTLKTTQFSCTLGEKFEETTADGRKTQTVCNFTDGALVQHQEWDGKESTITRKLKDGKLVVECVMNNVACTRVYEKVE; translated from the exons ATGGCCACAGTTCAGCAGCTGGAAGGAAGATGGCGCCTGGTGGACAGCAAAGGCTTTGATGAATACATGAAGGAGCTAG GAGTGGGGATAGCTTTGCGAAAAATGGGTGCAATGGCCAAGCCAGATTGTATCATCACTTGTGATGGCAAAAACCTCACCATAAAAACTGAGAGCACTTTGAAAACAACACAGTTTTCTTGTACCCTGGGAGAGAAGTTTGAAGAAACCACAGCTGATGGCAGAAAAACTCAG ACTGTCTGCAACTTTACAGATGGTGCATTGGTTCAGCATCAGGAGTGGGATGGGAAGGAAAGCACAATAACAAGAAAATTGAAAGATGGGAAATTAGTGGTG GAGTGTGTCATGAACAATGTCGCCTGTACTCGGGTCTatgaaaaagtagaataa